In Macadamia integrifolia cultivar HAES 741 chromosome 5, SCU_Mint_v3, whole genome shotgun sequence, a single window of DNA contains:
- the LOC122078254 gene encoding UDP-glycosyltransferase 88A1, which yields MKDNVVLYPSPGIGHLVSMVELGKLILKDYPSFSISILNTPRPYNTGSTTPYINHVSSTTPSINFHNLPAVPISPDSISSPHHEALLFEGLPLNNHNVHQVLLTISQTSNIRALIIDFFCTAALDVGASLDLPTYYFFTSGAACLAFFLYIPTIHSNTTKSFKDLDSNLHFPGIPPVHPLDVPKPMLDRADKAYEGFLDFCVRMPESKGIIVNTFEALEPTALKALSDGLCVLNRPTPPIYCIGPLITDRGGGDASATVDCLTWLDSQPKRSVVFLCFGSLGLFSAAQLKEIAIGLEKSGERFLWVVRNPPMEDKSWRNLAPPEPDLDALLPEGFLDRTKDRGLVVKLWAPQVEVLSRESVGGFVTHSGWNSVVEAICAGVPMVSWPLYAEQRLNRIFLVEEMKLSLSMDESEGGFVNADMVEKRVKELMGSEEGKALRERTLAMRDAAKAAMAEGGSSKVALAKLAELWSGS from the coding sequence ATGAAGGATAACGTTGTTCTGTATCCTTCTCCGGGGATCGGTCACCTGGTATCCATGGTGGAGCTAGGCAAGCTTATACTCAAAGACTACCCAtccttctccatctccatccTCAATACACCCCGACCATACAACACAGGCTCCACCACACCCTACATCAACCATGTCTCCTCCACAACTCCATCCATCAACTTCCACAACCTCCCCGCCGTTCCAATCTCTCCCGATTCCATCTCCTCCCCTCACCACGAAGCTCTCCTCTTCGAGGGACTCCCCCTCAACAATCACAACGTCCACCAAGTCCTCCTCACCATCTCCCAGACCTCCAATATTCGAGCCCTCATCATCGACTTTTTCTGCACCGCCGCTCTCGACGTCGGTGCATCTCTTGACCTCCCAACTTACTACTTTTTTACCTCCGGCGCCGCTTGTCTCGCCTTCTTCCTCTACATTCCAACAATCCATAGTAACACGACTAAGAGTTTCAAAGACCTTGACAGCAATCTTCACTTCCCTGGTATTCCACCAGTCCATCCCTTGGATGTTCCCAAGCCCATGCTTGATCGTGCCGATAAAGCCTACGAAGGTTTCTTAGACTTCTGTGTGCGAATGCCGGAATCAAAAGGGATCATTGTGAACACTTTTGAAGCATTAGAGCCCACAGCTCTGAAGGCTCTATCGGATGGACTCTGTGTCCTTAACCGTCCAACACCGCCGATTTACTGCATCGGACCATTGATTACGGATCGGGGCGGCGGTGATGCTTCTGCCACCGTAGATTGCTTGACATGGCTTGATTCTCAACCGAAACGAAGCGTTGTGTTCTTGTGTTTCGGGAGCTTGGGGTTGTTCTCTGCAGCACAGCTGAAGGAGATCGCTATAGGATTGGAGAAGAGTGGGGAAAGGTTCTTGTGGGTGGTGCGTAATCCACCTATGGAAGACAAAAGTTGGCGCAATTTAGCACCACCTGAACCGGATTTGGATGCTTTACTGCCCGAAGGGTTTTTGGATCGGACCAAGGACAGGGGACTTGTGGTAAAACTATGGGCCCCACAGGTGGAGGTATTGAGTCGAGAATCGGTAGGTGGATTTGTGACTCACTCTGGTTGGAACTCGGTAGTGGAAGCAATTTGTGCTGGGGTACCTATGGTGAGTTGGCCCCTCTATGCAGAGCAACGGTTGAATCGGATATTTCTTGTGGAGGAGATGAAGCTGTCTTTGTCAATGGACGAGTCGGAAGGTGGGTTTGTGAATGCTGACATGGTTGAAAAACGGGTTAAGGAGTTGATGGGATCCGAGGAAGGGAAAGCACTTAGAGAGCGAACCTTGGCCATGAGAGATGCTGCAAAGGCTGCTATGGCTGAGGGTGGGTCGTCCAAGGTGGCGTTGGCCAAGTTGGCAGAGTTATGGAGTGGAAGTTAA
- the LOC122078365 gene encoding probable endo-1,3(4)-beta-glucanase ARB_01444 has product MRHLRTWKRQVSHLIKGPKSSPPLPPPPPPPPPEPSPPPSEPTMPPPSQKPPFPFLFPETQSAVLPDPSRFFSPHLLSSPLPTNSFFQNFVLKNGDQPEYIHPYLIKSSSSALSLCYPSRFANSAFIYQTFNQDLIISATQNTNTHENHIISSFSDLSVTLDVPNLRFYLVRGSPFVTCAVNSPTPLFISTIHAVLSFTPNSSHTKHIICLNNNQTWVCYSSSPIKLNHSSISLITSDRFSGIIRFAVLPDSDPRYERILDRFSACYPTSGDAVFTQPFHLEYKWEKKGWGDLLMLAHPLHLKLLSVDDGGVTVLEELKYRSADGELVGVVGDSWVLKPHPVSVTWHSVNGIDEGCFPEIVSALCRDVDRLNSSPVTTNSSYFYGKAIARAARLALIAEEVSFSEVIPAIRKFLKDSTEPWLDGNFNGNGFLYDPKWGGIVTKQGSLDSGADFGFGVFNDHHYHLGYFLYAIAVLAKIDPAWGRKYRPHAYSLMADFMTLGKLSNSRFTRLRCFDLWKLHSWAGGLTEFADGRNQESTSEAVNAYYSAALMGLSYGDTHLVAIGSTLAAMEIQSAQTWWHVREGENMYEDEFSRENRVVGVLWSNKRDSALWFAPPEWRECRLGIQVLPLLPITEVLFSDVGFVRELVRWTLPALGREGVTEGWRGFVYALEGMYDRYGALEKMRSLNEFDDGNSLSNLLWWVHSRGDWEEEESVKGGGKYCWFGHYCH; this is encoded by the coding sequence ATGAGACATTTGAGAACGTGGAAACGACAAGTCAGTCACCTAATCAAAGGTCCCAAGTCTAGTCCTCCTCTTCCCCCTCCGCCGCCTCCTCCTCCCCCTGAACCCTCACCTCCTCCCTCTGAACCCACCATGCCACCTCCTTCACAGAAACCACCGTTTCCTTTCCTCTTCCCAGAGACCCAATCAGCAGTTCTTCCTGATCCATCTCGTTTCTTCTCTCCACACCTCCTCTCATCGCCTCTGCCCACAAATTCATTTTTTCAGAACTTCGTTCTCAAAAATGGCGATCAGCCGGAGTACATACACCCTTATCTCATCAAATCATCTTCCTCTGCCCTCTCCCTCTGCTACCCATCTCGCTTCGCCAATTCGGCATTCATCTACCAAACTTTCAATCAAGATCTCATAATCTCAGCAACCCAGAACACCAATACCCATGAAAACCACATCATCTCCTCTTTCAGCGATCTTAGTGTGACCTTAGATGTCCCCAACCTGCGATTCTACCTCGTCCGGGGAAGCCCATTTGTAACCTGCGCCGTCAACAGCCCGACTCCACTTTTTATCTCAACGATCCATGCTGTTCTCTCTTTCACACCCAACAGTTCCCATACAAAGCACATCATTTGTCTCAACAACAATCAAACATGGGTCTGCTACAGTTCGTCTCCAATCAAACTGAATCACAGCAGCATCTCCCTCATCACTTCGGATCGATTCTCTGGAATAATTAGGTTTGCGGTGCTGCCGGATTCTGATCCAAGATACGAAAGGATCCTTGATCGGTTCAGTGCTTGTTATCCGACGTCAGGAGATGCAGTGTTCACGCAGCCGTTCCATTTGGAGTACAAATGGGAGAAGAAGGGATGGGGAGACCTGCTTATGCTTGCCCATCCTCTCCATTTAAAGCTCTTGTCGGTTGATGATGGAGGTGTTACTGTTTTGGAGGAATTGAAATACAGAAGCGCAGATGGTGAGCTTGTTGGTGTTGTGGGGGACTCGTGGGTCTTGAAACCTCACCCTGTTTCAGTCACTTGGCATTCAGTTAATGGGATCGATGAAGGATGCTTTCCAGAAATTGTTTCTGCCCTCTGCAGAGATGTTGACCGTCTTAATTCGTCTCCAGTAACGACTAATTCGTCTTATTTCTATGGGAAGGCGATTGCTAGAGCAGCCAGATTGGCATTGATTGCAGAGGAGGTATCCTTTTCTGAGGTGATCCCAGCTATTCGGAAGTTCTTGAAGGACTCGACTGAGCCATGGTTAGATGGGAATTTCAATGGTAATGGGTTCTTGTACGATCCCAAATGGGGAGGAATTGTAACCAAACAAGGATCTTTGGATTCTGGAGcagattttgggtttggggtctTCAATGATCACCATTACCATCTGGGTTATTTTCTCTATGCAATTGCAGTGCTTGCTAAGATTGACCCTGCTTGGGGGCGGAAGTACAGGCCTCATGCATATTCACTTATGGCTGATTTTATGACCCTGGGAAAGCTGTCTAATTCACGATTTACGCGTTTGCGTTGTTTTGATCTCTGGAAATTGCATTCTTGGGCTGGAGGACTCACTGAATTTGCTGATGGAAGGAATCAGGAGAGCACAAGCGAGGCAGTGAATGCTTACTATTCAGCAGCTCTGATGGGATTGAGCTATGGAGACACACATCTTGTGGCCATTGGGTCAACGCTTGCAGCTATGGAAATTCAATCTGCACAGACTTGGTGGCatgtaagggaaggagagaatATGTATGAAGACGAATTCAGTAGAGAGAACAGGGTGGTAGGTGTGTTGTGGTCTAACAAGAGGGACAGTGCACTCTGGTTTGCTCCACCTGAATGGAGGGAATGTAGGCTGGGAATTCAGGTGCTACCATTGTTGCCTATAACTGAGGTTTTGTTCTCTGATGTTGGGTTTGTAAGAGAGCTAGTAAGATGGACCTTGCCAGCTTTGGGGAGGGAGGGGGTTACAGAAGGATGGAGGGGATTTGTGTATGCATTGGAAGGGATGTATGACAGGTATGGAGCTCTAGAGAAGATGAGAAGCTTGAATGAGTTTGATGATGGAAACTCACTGTCCAATTTGCTGTGGTGGGTACACAGCAGAGGTGATTGGGAAGAGGAGGAAAGCGTGAAAGGAGGGGGAAAGTACTGCTGGTTTGGACACTACTGTCACTGA